In Topomyia yanbarensis strain Yona2022 chromosome 2, ASM3024719v1, whole genome shotgun sequence, one DNA window encodes the following:
- the LOC131679138 gene encoding protein brunelleschi, with translation MRSTVSYMLSQGPGDPIMAHPDYEQHHYHHGCLLILVRGIGPLKPRSLQRVFERIQRVNNVKIPDSPGTTRDIWVRYIREHPVENNDWGDFQTHRRLLGLITVGKFDNQNELNELCRVHESLKVKYTNTLFDSRCLLFGPGCEELHKMVNNLEEKKDATIESCFQTPSNFKSRAFFYPENDSCSNLETKISEFITSLYYILEHKRLEKTREKIDKVPLLLAPFEKKDFVGLDLESRNNKKRCIGRMTKHLGDLTLQAGLVAESLNFFHTASETLRAISDSLWLGAAFEGLCAASAILLYPNFRYAMSIQRNSSLQENNSSSPQKFNLAKNQLLSNNSYNGEITGNSVGQKKTDMVINLNSETASIPDKTSASSNSSASSISSTFSSGSGGSTASGSSSSLTDSGTLVNKSATAAAAQKFPPNILQPDDIPLRYREAIINYSKYRNAGIIETEAALKAARICIEQGKNLDVAMFLQNVLYINLNMSELQRVRRFEVLTDLYQKIGYNRKAAFCQRLAAWRHVAVSNTNPDWGQSYRLMLESFAGHKLTLEPHEVLENNTGWPVLQIDLLQQLVGTARRLGQPALATRHMTFLLQTMWKHLTTHEQKEMALQLQNLSSQCEGAPVPLVLENGTVIPPANLTDLPLCSQLEVKDLPSHLRPVKIVIAKVDQGPFLFTPIHFSSMDRRQAKDDSKISFNWIQHDVCEVNVKLTNPLPFELQVTDIRLLTTGVVFEAFPQTVMLPPHILTTVALHGTPIEKGELDIQGYSTHTLGVKSNCRLKHMLHRRQRTLPTHYQVNVIPALPKLELKTSLPQTATFSGMPNADCVTTSASITLYNGEKGECVVTLTNTSNILIEYIDATFHSNMDANLQNRIFQLAHDELMSKLPIKPNESIDFKLIIYGEADFLGAVATGQPAFSHHDGINSAGPQSLTASHSGGVMGGGTMSGSGNPSIPSRISSPTNTQRRNDPLTSSFRSSHSGHSSLATLSVGIATGHMPRQLESQLRFKYSGGEGMQEGFCRQCAISFNVELLPSAQITNWDVLSAEIPSQFYLVLDVVNLTVQEMSLNYTSNKTILIEAKESCRVPVPVDRCPLERILAAMEQQLQSLNSLSVDGHPSILSGVGVTTTSGDTADLTERVCSEHISEHVNLKWSLPGLDCSGVASLRGITLSPTMLDLVTVPPLQWEVKVDNQAVAPQSEVTCVTGQYMALSVGICNLSASVLHQVQLSVQFYQDYQNGHHNYRLETRVTMTGPNHILIPSLNKDEKAFHECSVLFFTPGRFKADIQCRSLSSTGDHASSSSHVWRFIPPVEITVIDQ, from the exons ATGAGATCGACCGTAAGCTACATGTTATCGCAAGGACCAGGAGACCCGATAATGGCGCACCCCGACTACGAACAGCATCACTACCACCATGGTTGCCTGCTGATCTTAGTGCGTGGAATCGGTCCCCTTAAACCACGGTCACTGCAGCGGGTATTTGAACGTATCCAGCGGGTGAACAACGTTAAGATTCCAG ATTCTCCGGGAACGACGAGAGATATTTGGGTTCGCTACATACGGGAGCATCCGGTGGAAAATAATGATTGGGGTGATTTTCAAACCCATCGACGCCTATTGGGCCTAataacagttggcaaatttgaCAACCAAAACGAGCTTAATGAACTGTGCCGGGTACATGAGTCCCTCAAGGTTAAATACACTAATACGCTGTTTGACTCACGATGTTTGCTGTTCGGACCGGGCTGTGAAGAACTGCACAAAATGGTAAACAATTTAGAGGAAAAAAAGGACGCTACCATTGAAAGTTGTTTCCAGACGCCGTCCAACTTCAAAAGTAGAGCCTTTTTCTACCCGGAGAACGATTCCTGCTCAAATCTGGAAACAAAGATTTCAGAATTTATTACCTCTCTGTATTACATCTTGGAACACAAGCGGCTGGAGAAAACGCGCGAGAAGATTGATAAAGTGCCACTGCTGTTGGCTCCGTTTGAAAAGAAAGATTTCGTTGGGCTAGATCTTGAAAGTCGAAACAATAAGAAGCGCTGCATCGGCCGAATGACGAAGCATTTGGGAGACCTAACGCTACAGGCTGGCCTGGTAGCCGAATCGTTGAACTTTTTTCATACTGCGAGTGAAACTCTACGTGCCATAAGCGATTCGCTCTGGCTTGGTGCGGCCTTCGAAGGACTGTGTGCCGCCTCTGCAATTTTGTTGTATCCAAATTTCCGCTACGCGATGTCCATTCAACGAAACTCTAGTCTACAGGAAAACAATTCATCGTCTCCTCAGAAATTTAACCTTGCTAAAAATCAGCTACTTTCAAACAATAGCTACAATGGCGAAATCACCGGTAACAGTGTCGGTCAAAAGAAAACTGATATGGTGATCAATCTTAACTCAGAAACTGCATCCATTCCGGATAAAACATCGGCCTCCTCAAACTCGTCCGCTTCGTCAATCAGTTCGACGTTTTCTTCTGGCTCCGGAGGTAGTACGGCTAGCGGTAGTTCTTCCTCCCTGACTGACTCCGGTACGTTGGTGAACAAATCCGCAACGGCAGCAGCGGCACAAAAATTTCCTCCGAATATTCTTCAACCGGATGATATTCCGTTGCGTTACAGAGAAGCTATTATCAATTATAGTAAATATCGTAATGCTGGAATAATTGAAACGGAAGCTGCTCTGAAAGCGGCACGGATCTGTATCGAACAAGGAAAGAACTTGGACGTAGCCATGTTTCTCCAGAACGTACTGTACATTAATCTGAACATGAGTGAACTGCAACGGGTCAGGAGGTTCGAAGTTCTCACGGATTTATATCAGAAAATAGGTTACAATCGGAAGGCTGCATTTTGTCAGCGATTGGCTGCCTGGCGTCACGTAGCCGTAAGCAACACAAACCCAGACTGGGGCCAAAGTTATCGACTGATGTTGGAAAGTTTTGCTGGTCACAAACTTACACTGGAACCACACGAAGTGCTGGAGAATAACACCGGTTGGCCAGTGCTACAAATCGATTTGCTCCAGCAGCTTGTCGGAACGGCTCGAAGGCTGGGTCAGCCAGCACTGGCCACCAGACACATGACATTCTTGCTGCAGACAATGTGGAAACATCTGACGACTCACGAACAGAAGGAGATGGCATTGCAATTGCAGAATTTAAGTTCACAGTGTGAAGGGGCGCCAGTTCCGCTGGTGCTGGAAAATGGGACCGTAATTCCACCGGCCAATTTAACCGATTTACCCCTGTGCAGTCAGCTGGAGGTGAAGGATTTACCGTCCCATCTGAGACCGGTGAAG ATCGTAATAGCTAAAGTGGACCAGGGTCCCTTTCTGTTCACACCTATCCACTTTAGCTCGATGGATCGTCGGCAGGCAAAGGACGATAGCAAAATTTCCTTCAACTGGATTCAGCATGATGTCTGCGAAGTCAACGTGAAACTGACCAACCCCCTGCCGTTTGAGCTTCAAGTGACGGATATTCGCCTTCTGACTACAGGAGTCGTTTTTGAGGCGTTCCCACAAACGGTGATGCTACCACCGCACATTCTGACTACGGTGGCACTGCACGGAACGCCGATCGAGAAGGGTGAACTTGATATCCAGGGTTACAGCACTCATACCCTGGGTGTGAAATCGAACTGTCGTCTGAAGCACATGTTGCACCGTAGGCAACGCACGCTGCCAACGCACTACCAAGTGAATGTGATTCCTGCGCTTCCAAAGTTAGAACTAAAGACAAGCCTCCCACAGACTGCGACCTTTAGTGGAATGCCAAATGCAGACTGTGTCACAACTTCCGCCAGCATTACACTGTACAACGGCGAAAAGGGAGAATGCGTAGTGACTCTGACCAACACCAGTAACATTCTGATCGAGTACATTGATGCAACGTTTCACTCCAACATGGATGCTAATTTACAGAATCGGATCTTTCAATTGGCACACGATGAGCTGATGTCGAAGCTACCTATTAAACCGAACGAGAGTATTGATTTCAAGTTGATCATTTACGGTGAGGCTGATTTCCTGGGGGCCGTTGCGACCGGACAGCCAGCGTTTTCGCACCACGATGGTATAAACAGTGCAGGACCTCAGAGTCTAACGGCATCTCACAGCGGAGGTGTTATGGGTGGCGGTACCATGAGTGGCAGTGGGAATCCTAGCATCCCAAGTCGGATCAGTTCACCAACTAATACCCAGCGACGGAACGATCCGTTGACGTCTAGTTTTAGATCGTCGCACTCGGGTCATTCTTCGCTAGCAACGCTAAGTGTGGGAATAGCAACAGGGCATATGCCCAGGCAGTTGGAGTCGCAACTGCGTTTCAAATACTCTGGAGGAGAGGGCATGCAGGAAGGCTTCTGCAGACAATGTGCGATTTCATTCAATGTGGAACTACTGCCGAGTGCACAGATAACCAATTGGGATGTACTGTCAGCGGAAAT CCCTTCCCAATTCTACCTGGTACTGGATGTTGTCAATCTAACCGTTCAGGAGATGTCCCTCAACTACACATCGAACAAGACAATACTGATCGAAGCGAAGGAAAGCTGTCGTGTTCCCGTGCCAGTCGATCGATGTCCACTGGAGCGAATCTTGGCCGCAATGGAACAGCAGCTTCAATCGTTGAATAGCCTATCGGTGGATGGTCATCCCAGCATACTCAGTGGCGTCGGTGTGACCACCACCAGCGGTGACACGGCTGACCTAACGGAACGGGTATGCTCCGAACACATCTCTGAGCATGTCAATTTGAAATGGTCTCTGCCGGGATTGGACTGCAGTGGTGTTGCTTCACTGCGAGGCATCACGCTTTCGCCAACGATGCTGGATCTAGTGACGGTACCACCGTTGCAGTGGG AGGTAAAAGTCGACAACCAAGCGGTGGCTCCCCAGTCAGAAGTAACCTGCGTGACGGGACAGTACATGGCACTGAGTGTCGGAATCTGCAATCTGTCCGCTTCAGTACTGCATCAGGTACAGCTTTCGGTTCAGTTCTATCAGGACTATCAGAATGGGCATCACAACTACCGGCTGGAGACACGGGTCACAATGACCGGCCCGAATCA CATCCTCATCCCCTCTCTCAACAAGGACGAGAAAGCATTCCACGAATGTTCGGTGCTCTTTTTCACGCCCGGTCGCTTCAAAGCGGACATTCAGTGTCGATCGCTTAGCTCCACGGGGGATCACGCGTCGTCGTCTTCGCACGTCTGGCGATTCATACCGCCGGTGGAGATAACCGTTATCGATCAGTAA